DNA sequence from the Streptomyces canus genome:
GCTGCGCTGGGGTACGGACGAGCAGAAGGCCCACTTCCTCCCCCGCATCCTCAGCGGCGAGGACACCTGGTGCCAGGGGTACTCGGAGCCGGACGCGGGCTCCGACCTGGCCTCCCTGCGGACACGTGCGGTGCGTGACGGTGAGGAGTGGGTGATCGACGGCCAGAAGGTGTGGACCTCCGGCGCCCATCACAGCGACTGGATCTTCGTCCTGGCCCGCACCAACCCCGACGCCCCCCGACACCGCGGCATCTCCTTCCTGCTCGTCCCGCTCGACCAGCCCGGCGTCGAGGTGCGGCCCTTTCGCATGATGAGCGGACAGCTCCACTTCAACGAGGTGTTCTTCAACGGCGCCCGCACCCGCGCCGACCTCGTCGTGGGCGGCGTCGACAACGGCTGGACCGTCGCCCAGAGCCTGCTCGGCGTGGAGCGCGGGGAGGAGGCGGCGACCAACCCGATCCTCTTCAAGGCGGAGGTGGAACGCCTCGTCGAACTCGCGCGGCTGTACGGCAAGGACCAGGACCCGGTGATCCGGCAGCGCATCGCCTGGTGCTGGTCCAAGGTCGAGATCATGCGCTATCTCGGCTACCGGATCCTCACCGGCTGGCTCAAGGGCACCGAGCCCGGCCCGGAGTCGTCGATCGCCAAGCTGTACTGGAGCGAGTACCACACCAAGGTCACCGATCTGGCGATGGACATCATGGGCCTGCACGGCCAGGTGCCGGTCGGCCGCCCGCCCCTGCGCACCTACCGCACCGACGACCCCGGCGCCGCGAACTCCTCGGCGTCCTGGTCGACGACGTACCTGATCGCCCGGTCCGGCACGATCTACGCGGGAA
Encoded proteins:
- a CDS encoding acyl-CoA dehydrogenase family protein, which translates into the protein MDISYPPETEAFRTEVRAFLAETLPPRWKGIGALDEEAAWAFARDWRRLLAERRYLSLTWPEQYGGRGLTKLHQVVLMEELALAGVPFGLPQDTFGVKMLANTLLRWGTDEQKAHFLPRILSGEDTWCQGYSEPDAGSDLASLRTRAVRDGEEWVIDGQKVWTSGAHHSDWIFVLARTNPDAPRHRGISFLLVPLDQPGVEVRPFRMMSGQLHFNEVFFNGARTRADLVVGGVDNGWTVAQSLLGVERGEEAATNPILFKAEVERLVELARLYGKDQDPVIRQRIAWCWSKVEIMRYLGYRILTGWLKGTEPGPESSIAKLYWSEYHTKVTDLAMDIMGLHGQVPVGRPPLRTYRTDDPGAANSSASWSTTYLIARSGTIYAGTSQVQRNILAEKVLGLPREPRAAAG